From the genome of Gemmatimonadaceae bacterium:
GAGGCGGCACCCCAGGCGCCGTTCACGGGGTCGAGCAGTTGCCCGAGCGGCGGGACTGGGCCGGCACCCCGGGCACCGAGCCACAGTGCCCCGCCGAACACCACGGCACCCGCCAGCGCGCGAACGATGCGTAGAATCATGCGGTTTAACCTACCGACGAACCCCCGGAATCAGCCAGCCAGCCGCCGCGGGGGCCGCGGCTGATCCACCACCCGCTTGGCCGCTGGTGTCGCGCCCACTTCGCGCGCCTTGCGGCGAAAGGTGGCGCGGTGGTCCACGCGCAGCCCCGATTCGTCCTGCCACTGGTGCACCATCTCGTGCAGCAGGGTGTCCACCGCATCGTCCCAACCATCCCGCTGGATGTGGCGCCGGCTGACGACGATCTCGACGGTCGTGTGCTCGCCGGCCGGCACGTAATGGCCGAGCCGAGAACGCATGCGCCGCGATACACGCACCGGGACGGCGCGGAGCGTGCCGTCGAACCGTTCGGCGTTGAGGCGCACGTGCAGCGCCTGCAGGCGTGCTACCAGCGCCTCGTCGTCGGGGTGCGTTCGCTCCGGCGGCCGCGGCTGCACGTGGGCCACCGCCGCCGCTGCGATGATCGCGCGTCGGGCGTCCCGACGCTCGGCCCGGGTGCGGCCCTGCATGAACACGACGATGGCCCGCAGCACCGGCTCGGGCGCGTCGAGGTAGCCCTCGTGCACGCGGATCTCGCCACCGCCCACGCTCACCATGACCGTGCGGTTCCGGGTGAGCGTGCAGCGGTCGATCCGGCGGAGGCCCAGCGTGCGCAGTCGGGCCAGCATCTCCTCGGCGGTTCGTGGCGCACCGGCCAAGGCCAGTTCGAGTTGCGCCGGGTCGGCGCCGCGGCGCAGCAGACGCATCAACGAGCGAAGCGTTGCGACGGTCCCGGCTGGAAGCCGCGGGCGGCGTCCGACCAGATCAGGGTGTCCACCACGATCGCGTCAGCGGTGGCCGTGATGCTGTTCACCGAGGACGGCCGGCCGCCGCGCGAGCGGGCAGAGACCGTGCCTGCCGTGGAGATCACGGTGCCCTTGGCAGTGTGCTCTACGAAGTGCACGGCTTCCTGATGATCGTGGCCGCACAGCACGAGGTCCACGCCCAGGGAGGCGAATTCGGTGAGCAGGCGGCGCGAGTGCTTGAGCCCGTAGCGCCCCGATAGTTCGCCCTTCATCGGGTTGTGGTGCATCACCACCACCCGCAGGGCGTCCGGCGGCGCATCCGCGAAGGTCGCGTGCAGCCGGTCGAGCTGGACGCGGTCCAGATGGCCGATGATCGAGATGTCGCGCGGGTTCCAGGTGAGCGTGCTCCACCGCACACCATGCGCGGTGTTGATGCCGGCGACCACGGCGCCGGGCAAGCGCAGCACCGGCTCCGCGTCGTCGTCGATATAGCGACGGTACTTGGCAAGGAGGGCCATATCGTCGCCCAGCCCGAGCGGCGCGAACCACCAGGCCACATCGTGATTGCCCGGCACCACGATCACCCGGCTCACCCGTTCGGCCCGCTGGATGAACACTCGCGCGCGTTGGAACTCGCCGGCCCGCGCGCGCTGCGACAGATCGCCCGAGATGGCGACCACGTCGTACCGCTGTTCCTGGATCAGCGCTTCGAGCGCCTCGTACTGCGCCGGCACCGCGGGGTGGCCGAAGTGCAGGTCGGAGCAGTGGAAGAGCGTCAGCCGGGTCACAGTCTGGCGATGATCGCGTCGGTGAATTCGTCGGTGCTGGCCGTGCCGCCCAGATCGCGCGTCACGCGCTTCCTCTCGCGGATCGTCTCCTCGAGGGCGGTGCGCACGACCAGGCCGCGTTCGCCGTCTCCGACGTGTTCGAGCAACATGCAGGCGGCGAGGATCACCGACGCCGGGTTGGCGATGCCCTTGCCCGCGATGTCGGGCGCCGTGCCGTGCACGGCCTCGAAGATCGCGCCCTGAAGGCCGATGTTGGCGCCCGGCGCCAGCCCCAGCCCGCCCACGAGCCCGGAGATCTCGTCGGACAGGATGTCGCCGAACAGATTCGTGGTCACGATCACGTCGTACGTCTCGGGTCGCATGACGAGGTTCATCGCCATCGCGTCCACGATCACATCGTCGCACTGGATGTGGTCGTACTCGTGCGCGATCTGGCGGCCCACGTCGAGGAACAGCCCGGACGTGTACTTGAGGATGTTGGCCTTGTGGACGAGCGTCACCTTCCGGCGCTTGTGCGTCATCGCGTACTCGAACGCGTAACGCACGATCCGTTCGCAGCCCGAGCGGGTGATGATGGCCGTGGACTCGGCCACCGCCTTCGGGTCGTCTCCCACCTTGACGTAGTGCTCCACGCCCACGTACAACCCTTCGGTGTTCTCACGAATCAGCACGAGGTCGATGTTGTCGAACCGGCCACCGTGGACGATCGAGTACGCCGGCCGCACGTTGGCGAACAGGTCGAACGTCTTGCGCAACGCGACGTTGATGGAGCGAAATCCCTCCCCGACAGGTGTCTCGAGGGGACCCTTGAGCGCCAGCCGCGTGCGCTTGATCGAGTCGAGCGTGGCGTCGGGAAGCGGATCGTTGTACCTGGCCACGGCGGCCATGCCGGCCACTTGTGGGTCCCAGTCGATGTCGGCGCCGGCGGCTTCGAGAATCCGCACCGTGGCGCTCGTGATCGACGGCCCGATGCCGTCGCCCGGAATCAGCGTGACCGGAATGCCCATTAGTGACTTGTTATCTTGATCACGCCGGCTACGGCGAAATGACGAGATCGGCGAAATGCGACGCCAGGCTGGCCAGGACCGCCGGCCCGAAGGTCGCCGCCGGATCGCTCTGGACCTCGTGGATCCACATGAACTCGGTGGTCCGCGCGTCCACCAGCACGAGCCGGAGCACGGCCCGTTCCATCGTTCCGTCCGCCATCTTCTCGAACCGCAGGTCCACCGGCAACATCACGTACCGGGCCCCGTCCTGCATTGCGATCATGGTCCGCAGTTGGCTGGCCAGCGGATCACCGTAGAAGTGCCCGACTTCGATGCGCGCGCCCACCAGCGGGGTCTCGGCCAGCAGGTACGGGTTGGCGGCGTACGTGGAGTTGAGCCGGTAGGATTTCTCGAGGTCAGGAGCGAAGAACCAGGTGCCGCCGAGGCCCCGCGCGTCGAAGTCGGCCACGATCGCCGAATCGAGTTGGCGCAGCATGGCCCGCGGCTCCGCAATTCCCGCTGCCCAGCCCAGCGGATCACCGTGGGCCATGGCGAACACAGGCGCCACGATGATGCGTTGCGCGGCCAGGTTGGCCAGCGGCCGCACCACCGGCGCCGGAGACGCTGGCGGCTGCTGCGCGTGCGAAACCGGCGTGGCACAGGCCACGACGGCGAGCGCGGCGACGATACTCGATACGCGGACGCGAGGCATGGAGGAAAGTTAATCCATTCGCGGGCCCACCGCCTCATCGGCCACCCTCTTCCCCCCGTACGCCCGCCATCCCATTTTGGCCCCGGCCTCATCCCCCGGAGTCATTCCGTCATGTCGAAGCTGCTGCGCATTATCCTCTGGATAGTGGTCGCCGTGCTCGGCGCCGGTTCGCTCGCCTGGGTCGCGTTGGCCCACGGCGAGTCGATCAATGCCGCCTGGCTGCTCACCGCCGCCGTATGCACGTACCTGGTGGCGTTCCGGTTCTATGGCCGCTTCATCGCCAGCAAGGTGTTCGCGCTCGACGCCAATCGACGCACACCGGCAGAGCGGCTCGACGACGGGCGCGATTACGTGCCCACCAACAAGTGGATCGTGTTCGGACATCACTTTGCGGCCATCGCCGGCCCCGGGCCACTCGTCGGGCCCACACTCGCCGCCCAGTTCGGCTACCTCCCCGGCGCTATCTGGATCATCGTCGGCGCCGTGCTGGGCGGCGCTGTGCAGGACTTCGTCATCCTCTGCGCGTCGGTGCGCCGAGATGGCAAGACGCTCGGACAGATGGCCAAGGAGGAGATCGGACCGGTGGCCGGCTACACGGCCCTGGTCGCGGTGCTGGGCATCATGATCGTGCTGATCGCCGTGCTCGGCCTCGTCGTGGTCAACGCCCTCAAAGCGAGCCCCTGGGGCACGATCACCATCGGGCTCACCGTCCCCATCGCCTTGCTCATGGGCGTGTACCTGCGCTGGATTCGGCCCGGCCGCGTCCTCGAAGCCAGTGCCATCGGACTCACGCTCCTCGTCGTGGCGCTGTACGCGGGCCGCTGGGTGGCCGAGGATCCGGCCCTGGCGGCCACGTTCACGCTGAGCGGCACGACGCTGGCCGTGATCGTGATGGGGTACGGATTCGCGGCGTCCGTGCTCCCGGTCTGGCTGTTGCTCGCACCCCGCGACTACCTCTCGGCGTTCGTGAAGATCGGGGTGGTGCTCACGCTGGGTATCGGTATTCTCGTCGTGCTCCCGCCACTGCACATGCCGGCGCTCACGCGATTCACCGACGGCACGGGCCCCATCTTCGCCGGCAAAGTGTTCCCGTTCGCGTTCATCACGATCGCCTGCGGCGCCATCTCGGGGTTCCATGCGCTCATCGCGTCAGGGACCACACCCAAGCTGCTGCAGCGCGAGACCGACGCTCCGCTCATCGGCTACGGAGGCATGCTGATGGAGTCGTTCGTGGCGATCATGGCGTTGATCGCCGCCTGCGCACTCAGCCCAGGGGTGTTCTTCGCGATCAACGCTCCGGCCAGCGCGCTCGGCACCACCGTCCAGAGTGCCTCGGCGGCCGTGGCTCAGTGGGGATTCACCGTGTCACCCGCCGAGCTGACGCAGCTCGCCAAGAGTGTGGGAGAGACGACGCTGCTGTCGCGCACCGGGGGCGCGCCCAGCCTGGCCGTGGGCATGGCGCAGCTCTTCTCAGGGGCATTGAGTGGGGGCGGCGCGATGGCGCTCTGGTACCACTTTGCCATCATGTTCGAGGCCCTGTTCATCCTCACCACCCTCGACGCCGGCACGCGGGTGGGCCGGTTCATGTTGCAGGATCTCGGACGTCACGTCTGGGAACCGTTCGGCCGCGTGTCCTGGTATCCCGCGGTGCTCCTCTCGAGCGCCATCTTCGTCGCGTTGTGGGGCCACTTTCTGTACCAGGGCGTTATCGACCCGCTGGGCGGCATCAATTCGCTCTGGCCGCTGTTCGGCATCTCCAATCAACTGCTGGCTGCGGTAGCGCTGTGCGTGGGCACGACCGTGATCATCAAGATGGGCAAGGCGCGCTACGCTTGGGTGACCCTCCTGCCGCTCGCCTGGCTGGTGGTCGTGACCATGGCGGCGGGGTGGGAAAAGATGTTCTCGCCCGACCCGCACCTGGGGTTCATCGCTCACGCCTGGTCGCTGGGTGCCGCGATCGACGCCGGGGCACTCCCCGCCGGCGTCGCCACCGCCGCGGCCGGGCACCGCATGATGTTCAACGATTATCTGGATGCTGCCGTCGCCGCCTTCTTCATGGTGTCGGTGGTGGTCATCCTCGCCGACTCGATGCGCAGTTGGTACGGCGTGATCAGCGGGCGCGTGCCCGCCGTGTCTTCGGAAGTCCCGGCCGAACCGGCGACGACTGGCGGCTGACCGCGCCACCAGAGACGAAGCCCGACCCACGCTCGCCATGGGCGCCGTTCGCTGATTCACACAGACCACCGATATCCGGCCCGGTGTCACCGTCTCGACCCATCGCGAGCTCGGCGACACGGCCCGAATCGTCACCGTCGCGTACGACGACACGCTTGCCTTTCACCGTTTGTCGCCCATCTTCGACCTGTTCGAGCACACCATCCGCACGGCGAAACAACTCGCCGGACGCGGGGCTCGGCAACACACGAGGAACACATGCGATCTTGGTCCCGACTGCGCACCAATATCCGGGCCATCGGAACGGTCACCCGCCGCGTCATCGGCGTGCCCGACTACGAGCGCTATCTGGCCCACCTCCGCCAATGCCATCCCGGCGAGCGGCCGGTATCGCGAAAGGAATTCTCGCGGCAGCGGCTCGAGGAGAAGTATTCCAGACCCGGAGCGCGGTGTTGTTGAACGGCCAATGGATGTGATCAACCCTCGGGGGTCAGATCCCTTCTCCGCCAACCTCCTCCCACCACCGTCATCCCCACCGCCGCGACCATCGCCAGACTCGCCCCCAGCGTGAACGCCGCCGCCGGACTCACCCGGTCCCAGATCACGCCGAAGATCAGCGACGCAGGCAGCGCCCCGATTCCCACCGCGAGGTTGAACCACCCGAATGCCGTGCCTCGCCGCGCCGCCGGCACGAGGTCCGACACCAGGGCCCGTTCGGCGCCCTCCGTGAATCCGAAATAGATGCCGTACACGGCGAACAGCACCCACGCGTGCCATTGCCGAGAGGCGTGGGCGAAAGCCAGGTACACCGCGGCGTAGAACAGCCATCCGATCACGAGCGTCGGACGGCGGCCCATCCGGTCGCTCAGCGCCCCGCCGGGCGTGTTGGTGAGCGATTTGACGGCGTTCAACAGCGCCCAGATGATCGGCGTGAGGGCTAGGGGTACGCCCAACTGCTTGGCCCGCAGCAGCAGGAATGCGTCGGTCGAGTTGCCCAACGTGAACACGAAGATCACTGCCATGAACGCCCAGAAGCGCCCACCCATGCGTTGCGAAAGGTCGAGGGGCGCCCCCGTCCCGGACCGCGTCGGGTTCCTGGGCACCTCCCGCACTCCCCACATCAGCGTCGCTATGGCAAACACGCCCGGCACGAGTGCAAGCCAGAACACGTGCCGCAGCGTCAACCCTTCCCATTGCAGCAGAAGAAAGGCAATCACGGGCCCGGCCACCGCGCCCGCATTGTCCCACGCCCGCTGGAACCCGAACGCGCGGCCGCGAATACTCACATCCACGGAGTCGGCAATGAGTGCGTCGCGCGGCGAAGTGCGCAGCCCCTTTCCCACACGATCGGTGACGCGGATGGCGAGCACCTGCCCGGCCGTTTGCGCCACGGCGACCAGCGGCCGCGTCATCGACGCCAGGAGGTAGCCCGCGAGGACCAACGGCTTGCGCTGACGGGCGCGGTCGGACCACCACCCGCTGGCCAGCTTGAGTAGCGCCGACACCGACTCGGCGGTTCCCTCGATGGCCCCCACGAACGCCGCGCTCGCGCCCAACGTGACCGTGAGGAACACCGGCAGGAGCGGGTAGATCATCTCGCTCGACATATCGGTGAAGAAGCTCACCAGACCGAGCGCGACCACATTGCGTGCCAGACGCGGAGGGCTGGCGGACGAGGTCGGTGGGGTGCGCGGCGCGTGCGGCGGGCTCATGGGCGTGCGATGAATCTACCACTTGCCAAACGGCAACGAACCTCCGCTGTATTGGAGCAGCATGCACCTGTCTTCCCGACGACACGCCGACGCCTTCGCGGCGCTCGCTCCCGCGCGCGCTCATCTTGCCGCGCGCGACGAGGACGTGCTGCGCGTCCAGATCGCCGTGGCCCAAGTCGCGGCGCCCACCGGCGACGAGGGGGAACGGGCCGCATGGGTGCGAGACCGGTTTGCCGCGCTCGGCCTGGCTGGTGTGCGCATCGACGACGCCGGAAACGTCATCGGGCGCCGGCCGGGCCGCCGACCCGACGACCCGGTCGTCGTCTGTGCACATCTCGACACGGTCTTTCCGCGTGGCACGCTGCTCACGGTGCGCCGTGACGGCCGCCGATTTTCCGGGCCCGGCATCACCGACAACGGACGCGGCCTGGCCGTGATGCTCGCTCTGGCCGAGTCGATCGACGGGCGCGGTGTCCCCCTGGACCGGCCGGTGGAATTCGTGGGCACCACCGGCGAGGAGGGCAATGGCGATCTGCGCGGTGTGAAACGCTACTTCGCCCGCCTCGCCGACCGGCCGGCCGGCATGATCGCCATCGACGGTGCTGGCGACGAACGCATCATCCACCGCGCCCTCGGAAGTCGGCGCTATCGCGTCACCTTCAGTGGTCCGGGCGGACACAGTTGGGCGGCGTTCGGCGCACCCAACGCGATTCACGCCGCGGCGGCGGCCACCGCGCGGCTGGCCGCCGTACCGCTCTCGACCATGCCACGGACCACGCTCAGCGTAGGGCGCATCGGTGGCGGGATTTCCGTGAACGCGATTCCCGACCACGCCTGGATCGAGCTCGACGTGCGATCGGCCGGTCCACGTATGCTCGACCGCCTCGAAGCGGAGGTGCACCGCGCCGTGGGAGCGGCGGCCGCCGAGGAGAACGCGCGCCGCTCGGAGAACACCGCCCCGCTCACCGCGACCGTCACGCGCATCGGAGACCGGCCCGGCGGTGAGACCGCGGCCGACCACCCACTGGTCGCGGCCGCCCAGGCAATCACGCAGTTGGCCGGCTGCGACCCGGAGTTGGCGATCGCATCCACGGACGCCAACGTGCCGATCGGACTCGGGATTCCCGCAATCGCGATCGGCGGCGGCGGGCGCGGCGGCGGCGCGCATTCCGCGGCCGAGTGGTTCGAGAACGTGAACGGCACGCGCGGTGTGTCGCGCGCGCTGGCCATCGTGCTCGCCGCGTCGCACGCGGCCGGCTGACTACCCGCCCGTCGAGTTCGGCTCGAGGCGCTCGAACGTCCGGCCGAGCCACTGCAGGACACCCTGAAGTTCGAACGCCAGCGCCGCGCTCCCGGTCACCATCGTCCCGGCCACGGCGAGCGGACCGTTGAGTTTCAGCGTACCGATCGCCACGATCGCCATTGCCACCGGCACGAGCAGGAGTAACGCGAGCAGCACGAGATAGAAACCCATGATGAGGATCATCTGCCCCATCATCTCCACGCCACCCGGGACGACCGTCCCCAACCGGGCCCACCCCGGAAAGAGAATCGGCATTCCGTTCTGGATCGTCACGCTGCCCGCATTGAACGCCAGCAACACGGGCAATGCCCCGACCGCGATCGCGAGCTGCATACCTGGCGGCGCCCATTGCAGCCCACCCGCCTGTGCCACCAGCGCGGCGGCGCCCAACGCCACCGCCTGCACCACGGCCAACGGCACCGACACGCTCAACACCTCGGCGGCGACGACGGTCGTTCCGCTGAACGGAAGCGTCTTCAGTTCCGCGAGATGCTGGAGGTCCTGCCGCAGATCGCCGCGCAGCATCAGCGGGCCCATCAGCACCATCACCGCCGCGAACGCGAACAGCGCACTCACGATTCCACTCAGCGCTCCCAGTTTGGATCCGCTTACGAACCCGATGACGAGGGCCATCAGCACCGGGGCGATGAGCTGCCGCTGCTGCGATGTACGCCGCAGGCAGGCGATGTTCTTCCACACGATCGCCACCGCCGGATGCCCGGTGGGGGCCAGCGGAATGCCCGTGGTGCCGCGCGCACGAGCCGGTTGGCGGGGCGCAACCCCGCCGGCGCTCCCGCCAGACAGGGCGGCCCGGCGTCCGCGCATCGCCGCGAGCTTTTGTGCGCGCTGCGCGGTGGCCGCCAGCGCCGCTTCCTCGAACGCCGTATCCGTGCGCAGCACCCACCAGACGTGCACGAGCAGCATGAACACGGCGGCGGGCACCGCGGCCAGCCAGGCCGATGTGGACATGGCGAACACGGGACCGATCACGGCGGCGAACGGCCAGAGCACGTAGCGGGCCGGTGCCTGTGACACCGTGGCGCTGAGCACCGCCACGCGCCCGCTCAGATCGGCCGCCTCGCGCAACGGCCCGATGCTCGGCACGAGACTCGCGGCCACCCCCACCACCACGACCGTGAACGCGGCCAGCGACAGCACGTGGCGCCGCACGCCCTGCCGGCCGTGCTCCGCCCACGACGTGCGCACCAGTGACGACCCCAGCCGGTGCAGATAGATGGTGCAGAACAGGATCCAGAAGCCGATGCCCCGCGCCCACGCCGGGAGGCCACCCTGCCCCGCATTCACCAGGAGCACCCAGATCAGCGTGTTGAACAGCAGCGGTACCTGTCCACGCACGAGCTTGTACCCCACGAGCTGGCGCCGCGACACGGGCGCCGGGAACAGCATCGACGCCTCGGCCTGGGTGAACGCGAGCGCCGTGCTGTCACCACCGAATAGCCACATGGACACCGCGCCCAGCACCAGTCCACCGAGTACGAGCAGATGGCCGCCGTCGCCGAGCAATGGGAATGACTGGGCCTTGGCGCTTCGCGGATTGCGCCAGAAGATGAAGTAGAAGTACGCCACCCCGATGATGATGGCGAGCGCGTAACGCGGGTTCTTCGACTGTCGGATCCGGTGGACGATCCGGTTGCGAAAACTCGTCCAGGTGAGATAGAAGAAGGCGCCGGTGACCATGGCTCAGTCCGCGGCGGTCCGTTCGGTCCCGCCGCCGGTGAGCATCAGGAACACCTCTTCGAGCGTGTGCCCGGCGAGTCCGGGGCGCGCGGCCACGATCTCGGCCAGCGTTCCGTACGCCACGGCGCGCCCCTTCGCGATCACGAGCAGCTTGGTGCAGAGCTCCTCGACCAGGTGCAACAGGTGGGAGCTGAGCACGACGGCGGCGCCTTCGCGCGCCCGCGCGGCAATCGTGTTCTTCATGCGACGCATGCCGGCGGGGTCGAGCCCGGTGAGCGGCTCGTCGAGTATCAACCCCGTGGGATTGTGGAGCAATCCGCAGGCGATGGCGAGCTTCTGCCGCATGCCGCGTGACAATTCGC
Proteins encoded in this window:
- a CDS encoding carbon starvation CstA family protein, whose protein sequence is MSKLLRIILWIVVAVLGAGSLAWVALAHGESINAAWLLTAAVCTYLVAFRFYGRFIASKVFALDANRRTPAERLDDGRDYVPTNKWIVFGHHFAAIAGPGPLVGPTLAAQFGYLPGAIWIIVGAVLGGAVQDFVILCASVRRDGKTLGQMAKEEIGPVAGYTALVAVLGIMIVLIAVLGLVVVNALKASPWGTITIGLTVPIALLMGVYLRWIRPGRVLEASAIGLTLLVVALYAGRWVAEDPALAATFTLSGTTLAVIVMGYGFAASVLPVWLLLAPRDYLSAFVKIGVVLTLGIGILVVLPPLHMPALTRFTDGTGPIFAGKVFPFAFITIACGAISGFHALIASGTTPKLLQRETDAPLIGYGGMLMESFVAIMALIAACALSPGVFFAINAPASALGTTVQSASAAVAQWGFTVSPAELTQLAKSVGETTLLSRTGGAPSLAVGMAQLFSGALSGGGAMALWYHFAIMFEALFILTTLDAGTRVGRFMLQDLGRHVWEPFGRVSWYPAVLLSSAIFVALWGHFLYQGVIDPLGGINSLWPLFGISNQLLAAVALCVGTTVIIKMGKARYAWVTLLPLAWLVVVTMAAGWEKMFSPDPHLGFIAHAWSLGAAIDAGALPAGVATAAAGHRMMFNDYLDAAVAAFFMVSVVVILADSMRSWYGVISGRVPAVSSEVPAEPATTGG
- a CDS encoding metallophosphoesterase — translated: MTRLTLFHCSDLHFGHPAVPAQYEALEALIQEQRYDVVAISGDLSQRARAGEFQRARVFIQRAERVSRVIVVPGNHDVAWWFAPLGLGDDMALLAKYRRYIDDDAEPVLRLPGAVVAGINTAHGVRWSTLTWNPRDISIIGHLDRVQLDRLHATFADAPPDALRVVVMHHNPMKGELSGRYGLKHSRRLLTEFASLGVDLVLCGHDHQEAVHFVEHTAKGTVISTAGTVSARSRGGRPSSVNSITATADAIVVDTLIWSDAARGFQPGPSQRFAR
- a CDS encoding putative ABC exporter domain-containing protein — encoded protein: MVTGAFFYLTWTSFRNRIVHRIRQSKNPRYALAIIIGVAYFYFIFWRNPRSAKAQSFPLLGDGGHLLVLGGLVLGAVSMWLFGGDSTALAFTQAEASMLFPAPVSRRQLVGYKLVRGQVPLLFNTLIWVLLVNAGQGGLPAWARGIGFWILFCTIYLHRLGSSLVRTSWAEHGRQGVRRHVLSLAAFTVVVVGVAASLVPSIGPLREAADLSGRVAVLSATVSQAPARYVLWPFAAVIGPVFAMSTSAWLAAVPAAVFMLLVHVWWVLRTDTAFEEAALAATAQRAQKLAAMRGRRAALSGGSAGGVAPRQPARARGTTGIPLAPTGHPAVAIVWKNIACLRRTSQQRQLIAPVLMALVIGFVSGSKLGALSGIVSALFAFAAVMVLMGPLMLRGDLRQDLQHLAELKTLPFSGTTVVAAEVLSVSVPLAVVQAVALGAAALVAQAGGLQWAPPGMQLAIAVGALPVLLAFNAGSVTIQNGMPILFPGWARLGTVVPGGVEMMGQMILIMGFYLVLLALLLLVPVAMAIVAIGTLKLNGPLAVAGTMVTGSAALAFELQGVLQWLGRTFERLEPNSTGG
- a CDS encoding isocitrate/isopropylmalate family dehydrogenase, translating into MGIPVTLIPGDGIGPSITSATVRILEAAGADIDWDPQVAGMAAVARYNDPLPDATLDSIKRTRLALKGPLETPVGEGFRSINVALRKTFDLFANVRPAYSIVHGGRFDNIDLVLIRENTEGLYVGVEHYVKVGDDPKAVAESTAIITRSGCERIVRYAFEYAMTHKRRKVTLVHKANILKYTSGLFLDVGRQIAHEYDHIQCDDVIVDAMAMNLVMRPETYDVIVTTNLFGDILSDEISGLVGGLGLAPGANIGLQGAIFEAVHGTAPDIAGKGIANPASVILAACMLLEHVGDGERGLVVRTALEETIRERKRVTRDLGGTASTDEFTDAIIARL
- a CDS encoding M20/M25/M40 family metallo-hydrolase; the protein is MHLSSRRHADAFAALAPARAHLAARDEDVLRVQIAVAQVAAPTGDEGERAAWVRDRFAALGLAGVRIDDAGNVIGRRPGRRPDDPVVVCAHLDTVFPRGTLLTVRRDGRRFSGPGITDNGRGLAVMLALAESIDGRGVPLDRPVEFVGTTGEEGNGDLRGVKRYFARLADRPAGMIAIDGAGDERIIHRALGSRRYRVTFSGPGGHSWAAFGAPNAIHAAAAATARLAAVPLSTMPRTTLSVGRIGGGISVNAIPDHAWIELDVRSAGPRMLDRLEAEVHRAVGAAAAEENARRSENTAPLTATVTRIGDRPGGETAADHPLVAAAQAITQLAGCDPELAIASTDANVPIGLGIPAIAIGGGGRGGGAHSAAEWFENVNGTRGVSRALAIVLAASHAAG
- a CDS encoding YbdD/YjiX family protein, whose protein sequence is MRSWSRLRTNIRAIGTVTRRVIGVPDYERYLAHLRQCHPGERPVSRKEFSRQRLEEKYSRPGARCC
- a CDS encoding MFS transporter; translated protein: MSPPHAPRTPPTSSASPPRLARNVVALGLVSFFTDMSSEMIYPLLPVFLTVTLGASAAFVGAIEGTAESVSALLKLASGWWSDRARQRKPLVLAGYLLASMTRPLVAVAQTAGQVLAIRVTDRVGKGLRTSPRDALIADSVDVSIRGRAFGFQRAWDNAGAVAGPVIAFLLLQWEGLTLRHVFWLALVPGVFAIATLMWGVREVPRNPTRSGTGAPLDLSQRMGGRFWAFMAVIFVFTLGNSTDAFLLLRAKQLGVPLALTPIIWALLNAVKSLTNTPGGALSDRMGRRPTLVIGWLFYAAVYLAFAHASRQWHAWVLFAVYGIYFGFTEGAERALVSDLVPAARRGTAFGWFNLAVGIGALPASLIFGVIWDRVSPAAAFTLGASLAMVAAVGMTVVGGGWRRRDLTPEG
- a CDS encoding SprT-like domain-containing protein is translated as MRLLRRGADPAQLELALAGAPRTAEEMLARLRTLGLRRIDRCTLTRNRTVMVSVGGGEIRVHEGYLDAPEPVLRAIVVFMQGRTRAERRDARRAIIAAAAVAHVQPRPPERTHPDDEALVARLQALHVRLNAERFDGTLRAVPVRVSRRMRSRLGHYVPAGEHTTVEIVVSRRHIQRDGWDDAVDTLLHEMVHQWQDESGLRVDHRATFRRKAREVGATPAAKRVVDQPRPPRRLAG